The Trichoderma atroviride chromosome 5, complete sequence genome contains a region encoding:
- a CDS encoding uncharacterized protein (EggNog:ENOG41~TransMembrane:9 (i44-67o87-108i120-137o149-172i179-203o209-228i289-309o329-350i362-384o)), translated as MDAPTHNALGTVRMRNPATKQIILIPPPTNDPNDPLNWSKIRRYYIAILACIAMFLCTFLASGPSVALPQMAEEFLGHSGSTPAEQIAKAAYFITTVTLMQGVGCLVWMPLVIKYGRRPVYLASFTLYTSTAIWAAVADSYANQLAARIVMGFAIGAGECLAPVTIADVSFLHERGALMAVYTAAISGGVAGGIIVSGLITIAHGWRTIYYVSIALIGTLTVFLFFTMPETSYIRNPIQVETDNASSPLDKEGDIEHTESIGSREQIAVSSTFSTAFTQVYEFEPYQSGLCFVSALIGSLIGIAFGGRFTEVVADYFTKRNGGVREPEMRIPAIIFSVLAAPTALILFGVGIQNRLHWMVPTLGLGLLNFSIVQAVNISMVYTIDSYRPIGGEVVVAQLGFKG; from the exons ATGGATGCTCCAACACACAACGCACTGGGTACTGTCCGGATGCGAAATCCGGCTACCAAACAAATTATTCTGATCCCACCCCCTACAAACGACCCCAATGATCCTCTTAACTG GTCCAAGATACGACGTTACTACATTGCCATTTTGGCATGCATCGCCATGTTTCTCTGtaccttcttggccagcggcCCGTCTGTGGCACTTCCACAAATGGCGGAAGAGTTTTTAGGACACTCGGGATCTACACCAGCCGAACAAATTGCCAAAGCAGCGTACTTCATTACAACCGTAACTCTAATGCAAGGGGTTGGATGCCTGGTATGGATGCCGCTCGTCATCAAATATGGCCGCCGACCTGTCTACCTTGCTTCTTTCACTCTATACACTAGTACCGCAATCTGGGCGGCAGTGGCCGACTCATATGCAAATCAACTTGCTGCAAGGATTGTGATGGGATTTGCTATAGGGGCTGGGGAGTGCTTAGCCCCCGTCACGATCGCAGATGTCTCCTTTCTCCATGAACGCGGCGCATTGATGGC CGTATATACGGCTGCGATTTCAGGTGGTGTTGCCGGAGGTATTATTGTCTCCGGTCTAATCACTATTGCTCATGGATGGAGGACAATCTACTACGTTTCAATCGCCCTAATTGGCACATTGAccgtttttctcttcttcactaTGCCTGAAACCTCATACATCCGAAACCCAATCCAAGTCGAAACCGACAACGCCTCGTCTCCTTTGGATAAAGAAGGGGACATAGAACATACCGAAAGCATCGGCTCCAGGGAGCAAA TTGCAGTCTCTTCCACATTTTCGACTGCATTTACCCAGGTCTACGAGTTTGAGCCATATCAATCTGGATTATGTTTTGTCTCGGCTCTGATTGGGTCCCTTATTGGTATCGCCTTTGGAGGGAGATTTACTGAAGTCGTTGCCGATTATTTCACCAAGAGAAATGGAGGTGTCCGAGAACCCGAAATGAGGATTCCAGCTATAATATTTAGCGTTTTAGCGGCACCAACTGCTTTAATACTGTTTGGTGTCGGTATCCAGAACAGATTACACTGGATGGTCCCAACACTCGGGCTTGGTCTGC TAAACTTTTCCATCGTTCAG